In Oreochromis niloticus isolate F11D_XX linkage group LG5, O_niloticus_UMD_NMBU, whole genome shotgun sequence, a single window of DNA contains:
- the LOC100702707 gene encoding protein LSM14 homolog B-B isoform X1 has protein sequence MSAGGTPYIGSKISLISKAQIRYEGILSSVDTDRSTVALAKVKSYGTEDRHTDRPVPPKDEVYEFIIFRGSDIKDITVSEPPKPHHGLPRDPAIVQSSIGSSSAMYHPRWSPYRDMMPTYNQLAASSLLNQQYSAALGLGLSGQARRAPMVEQAVQTMPLASAAQKKGKTTTQPQNKPLVRPVQRSGQAGAQVQKENIPTSQAPSQPSAASAEGQNTGNQKQRQRQGSRRSRNRSRGQLIVKNTKASTLAFESDFDFESANAQFKDDLTKENVVEESWETQDSPPEQEEEPLRDKYYDKAKCFFDNISSDLKPRRTTWAEEKKLNMETFGVPGRFLRGRGFRGRGRRVLNATEQRALPKVGSGRV, from the exons ATGAGTGCCGGAGGAACTCCTTACATTGGCAGTAAAATAAGTTTAATATCCAAGGCACAGATTCGTTATGAGGGCATTTTGTCTTCTGTGGACACAGACAGGTCCACAGTTGCTTTAGCAAAAG TTAAATCTTACGGCACTGAAGACCGGCACACGGATAGACCAGTGCCACCCAAAGATGAAGTTTATGAATTCATAATCTTCAGGGGAAGTGACATAAAAGATATTACTGTGTCTGAGCCACCAAAACCACACCATGGACTTCCTCGGGACCCTGCTATTGTTCAG TCATCAATTGGCAGCTCCTCTGCAATGTATCACCCACGCTGGAGTCCTTACAGAGACATGATGCCCACCTACAATCAGCTGGCTGCTAGCTCTCTACTCAACCAGCAGTACAGTGCAGCACTGGGACTAG GACTTTCAGGCCAAGCCAGAAGAGCCCCTATGGTTGAACAGGCTGTCCAGACCATGCCTTTGGCCAGTGCTGCACAGAAAAAGGGAAAGACTACAACCCAGCCACAGAACAAACCACTGGTGCGTCCAGTTCAGCGGTCTGGACAGGCTGGTGCCCAGGTTCAAAAAGAGAATATACCCACCA GCCAGGCACCATCTCAGCCAAGTGCTGCCTCAGCTGAAGGCCAAAATACTGGAAACCAGAAACAAAGGCAGAGACAAG GCAGCCGCAGGTCCAGGAACAGAAGTAGAGGCCAACTAATagtgaaaaacacaaaggcttCAACTTTGGCATTTGAGTCAGATTTTGATTTTGAAAGTGCAAATGCTCAGTTTAAAGATGATCTTACGAAGGAAAATGTGG TTGAGGAGTCTTGGGAAACCCAGGACAGCCCTCCTGAACAGGAGGAGGAACCTCTCAGAGATAAGTACTATGACAAAGCAAAGTGTTTCTTTGATAACATCTCATCAGACCTCAAGCCCAG GAGGACCACCTGGGCCGAGGAGAAAAAGTTGAACATGGAAACATTTGGAGTTCCTGGTCGCTTCCTGAGAGGCAGAGGATTCAGGGGGCGTGGACGCAGAGTGCTGAACGCCACTGAGCAGCGAGCGCTTCCAAAAGTTGGTAGTGGCAGAGTGTGA
- the LOC100702707 gene encoding protein LSM14 homolog B isoform X2: MSAGGTPYIGSKISLISKAQIRYEGILSSVDTDRSTVALAKVKSYGTEDRHTDRPVPPKDEVYEFIIFRGSDIKDITVSEPPKPHHGLPRDPAIVQSSIGSSSAMYHPRWSPYRDMMPTYNQLAASSLLNQQYSAALGLGLSGQARRAPMVEQAVQTMPLASAAQKKGKTTTQPQNKPLVRPVQRSGQAGAQVQKENIPTSQAPSQPSAASAEGQNTGNQKQRQRQGSRRSRNRSRGQLIVKNTKASTLAFESDFDFESANAQFKDDLTKENLRSLGKPRTALLNRRRNLSEISTMTKQSVSLITSHQTSSPGGPPGPRRKS, encoded by the exons ATGAGTGCCGGAGGAACTCCTTACATTGGCAGTAAAATAAGTTTAATATCCAAGGCACAGATTCGTTATGAGGGCATTTTGTCTTCTGTGGACACAGACAGGTCCACAGTTGCTTTAGCAAAAG TTAAATCTTACGGCACTGAAGACCGGCACACGGATAGACCAGTGCCACCCAAAGATGAAGTTTATGAATTCATAATCTTCAGGGGAAGTGACATAAAAGATATTACTGTGTCTGAGCCACCAAAACCACACCATGGACTTCCTCGGGACCCTGCTATTGTTCAG TCATCAATTGGCAGCTCCTCTGCAATGTATCACCCACGCTGGAGTCCTTACAGAGACATGATGCCCACCTACAATCAGCTGGCTGCTAGCTCTCTACTCAACCAGCAGTACAGTGCAGCACTGGGACTAG GACTTTCAGGCCAAGCCAGAAGAGCCCCTATGGTTGAACAGGCTGTCCAGACCATGCCTTTGGCCAGTGCTGCACAGAAAAAGGGAAAGACTACAACCCAGCCACAGAACAAACCACTGGTGCGTCCAGTTCAGCGGTCTGGACAGGCTGGTGCCCAGGTTCAAAAAGAGAATATACCCACCA GCCAGGCACCATCTCAGCCAAGTGCTGCCTCAGCTGAAGGCCAAAATACTGGAAACCAGAAACAAAGGCAGAGACAAG GCAGCCGCAGGTCCAGGAACAGAAGTAGAGGCCAACTAATagtgaaaaacacaaaggcttCAACTTTGGCATTTGAGTCAGATTTTGATTTTGAAAGTGCAAATGCTCAGTTTAAAGATGATCTTACGAAGGAAAAT TTGAGGAGTCTTGGGAAACCCAGGACAGCCCTCCTGAACAGGAGGAGGAACCTCTCAGAGATAAGTACTATGACAAAGCAAAGTGTTTCTTTGATAACATCTCATCAGACCTCAAGCCCAG GAGGACCACCTGGGCCGAGGAGAAAAAGTTGA
- the taf4a gene encoding transcription initiation factor TFIID subunit 4 gives MDASTASTDSNTGHDPGKTLVVSSGVTFLPNHQGKVGSYLVQTFNGSQTMNSHNSGNAATLRGTIVTSGTGSSSSAAISVTAVNSGPVLSKGLASVTMPPSSNSVIQTPLMNSQSVVASAQPVSQATGPTVTLVRTPMQTAGSGAVLNGNNSASPSVATSASSQTGIGMQTPLVNNGQPSSSVAISAGTHIIKAEPPTTITESAPQPTVTPGAVTVPRTSATAAAATGGIRALTPQMLAPRLPQATPGQPSIHNIQLPPGMVLIRSDSGQLLMIPQQTLAQMQAQAQGDLAPRATTPTNVPPGQAPGNTVISRQVTPSTIIRPGCPAPASLTATTTLHRPPILQSSVGAAVPGMTSRTVSQTAGTTVTSIAFSKETIENVKKCKNFLSTLIKLASSGKQSTETAATVRELVKDLLEGKLEAEEFTSRLYKELNSSPQPYLVPFLTRSLPALRQLTPDSAAFIQQSQLAQPASGSVSSTSTTPTTVVLDSPAPRLPTPVSRPLLQPGINKPGQMPSLVLQPQQQRAILRPQVTLPTTPVMTLRNQAPSHIVLGQQQVQLKELQPVPLRPEGPLGSKQVLVAALTPAQKNKLKEAGGTFKDDDDINDVASMAGVNLSEESANILATNSITVGAVTHSCKDEAFLSYAILQRKMLEIGRRYGVTELSPEVVNYVSHAAQQRLQNILEKVSQVAQQKNITFKEDNNYEQSSDVRTQLKFFEQLDQLEKQRKEEQEREILLKAAKSRARQEDPEQLRLKQKAKEMQQQELAQMRQREANLTALAAIGPRKKRKDSPSSSASAEGSGTGPSLSGGPASSGSRPTRQRITRVNLRDLLFCLENERFTSRSHFLYKGFLK, from the exons ATGGACGCATCGACGGCCAGCACGGACTCCAACACGGGACACGACCCTGGCAAAACACTTGTCGTTAGTAGCGGCGTAACTTTTCTCCCTAATCATCAGGGGAAAGTGGGCTCATACTTGGTGCAGACTTTCAATGGGAGCCAAACTATGAACTCTCACAATTCAGGAAACGCTGCCACTCTCAGGGGGACGATAGTGACAAGTGGCACTggtagcagcagcagcgctGCGATATCTGTCACAGCTGTCAACAGTGGACCAGTGTTGTCAAAAGGGCTGGCCAGTGTCACAATGCCCCCCTCTTCAAACAGTGTAATTCAGACCCCGCTCATGAACTCTCAGAGCGTTGTGGCTTCAGCTCAGCCTGTGAGCCAAGCAACGGGACCCACTGTGACACTCGTCAGGACACCTATGCAAACCGCTGGGTCGGGTGCAGTTTTGAATGGGAACAATAGCGCGAGCCCTTCTGTGGCGACCAGTGCATCGAGTCAGACAGGTATCGGCATGCAAACTCCGCTTGTAAACAACGGCCAGCCTTCCAGTTCTGTGGCCATCAGCGCGGGGACGCACATCATCAAGGCAGAGCCACCCACAACAATAACAGAGTCGGCACCGCAGCCCACTGTCACTCCCGGCGCCGTCACCGTTCCCCGGACTTCTGCGACGGCAGCTGCCGCTACTGGCGGAATCCGAGCTCTGACACCTCAGATGCTGGCCCCAAGGCTACCCCAGGCTACACCGGGACAACCCAGTATCCATAACATCCAGCTTCCACCGG GAATGGTGCTTATACGGAGTGACAGTGGACAGCTGCTGATGATTCCTCAGCAGACTCTGGCCCAGATGCAAGCCCAGGCGCAGGGAGACCTGGCACCTCGGGCCACTACACCAACGAATGTGCCTCCAGGCCAG GCTCCTGGAAACACTGTCATCAGCAGACAAGTGACTCCCAGCACCATCATCCGACCAGGCTGTCCAGCTCCTGCATCACTGACTGCAACCACTACTCTTCACAGACCACCTATCCTTCAG AGCTCAGTTGGGGCAGCAGTGCCTGGAATGACCTCTAGGACAGTGAGCCAAACAGCTGGGACCACAGTTACCTCAATAGCATTCAGTAAA GAGACAATTGAGAATGTGAAGAAATGTAAGAACTTCCTCTCAACACTGATCAAGCTGGCATCCAGTGGAAAGCAATCCACAGAAACTGCAGCCACTGTTAGGGAGCTGGTCAAGGATCTGCTA gAGGGCAAACTGGAAGCTGAAGAGTTCACCAGCAGATTGTACAAAGAGCTCAACTCCTCACCCCAACCTTATCTTGTGCCTTTCCTCACG AGAAGCCTCCCAGCTTTGAGGCAGCTCACCCCAGACTCAGCAGCTTTCATCCAGCAGAGTCAGCTCGCCCAGCCAGCCTCAGGTTCAGTCTCCTCCACCTCTACCACCCCTACTACAGTGGTCCTCGATAGCCCAGCCCCTCGCCTTCCTACACCAGTTAGTAGGCCCCTGCTCCAGCCAGGCATTAACAAACCAGGACAAATGCCCTCACTG GTTCTCCAGCCTCAGCAGCAAAGAGCAATTCTGAGACCTCAGGTAACCTTACCGACAACCCCCGTGATGACTCTCAGGAATCAGGCCCCTAGTCACATCGTGCTGGGACAGCAGCAGGTCCAGCTTAAGGAGCTACAACCAG TTCCCCTGAGGCCGGAGGGGCCGCTTGGTTCTAAACAAGTCCTTGTTGCAGCCTTGACCCCTGCTCAAAAAAACAAGCTCAAAGAGGCGGGTGGTACTTTCAA AGATGATGATGACATCAATGACGTAGCCTCCATGGCTGGAGTGAACCTGTCAGAAGAGAGCGCCAATATCCTCGCCACCAATTCCATTACAGTGGGAGCGGTGACACATTCCTGTAAGGACGAAGCGTTTCTCTCCTATGCCATACTGCAGAGGAAAATGCTGGAGATCG GTAGGAGGTATGGTGTAACCGAGCTCAGTCCTGAGGTGGTGAACTACGTCTCGCACGCTGCTCAACAGCGACTTCAGAACATACTTGAAAAAGTCTCCCAAGTAGCCCAGCAGAAAAACATCACTTTCAAG GAGGATAACAACTACGAGCAGAGCAGCGATGTTCGTACTCAGCTGAAATTCTTCGAGCAGTTGGACCAGTTAGAGAAACAACGAAAAgaggagcaggagagagagatccTCCTGAAGGCAGCTAAG TCTCGAGCTCGGCAAGAGGATCCAGAACAGCTGCGTCTCAAGCAGAAGGCAAAAGAG ATGCAACAGCAGGAGTTGGCTCAAATGAGACAAAGGGAGGCCAACCTGACAGCTCTGGCAGCCATTGGCCccaggaagaagaggaaggacTCACCGTCCTCTTCTGCTTCAGCCGAG GGATCGGGAACAGGTCCCTCTCTGTCTGGTGGGCCTGCTTCATCAGGCTCCAGACCCACACGGCAGCGCATCACACGCGTCAATCTCAGGGACCTGCTCTTCTGTTTGGAGAATGAGAGATTTACCAGTCGCTCCCATTTCCTCTACAAGGGCTTTCTCAAATAG